One Acutalibacter muris DNA window includes the following coding sequences:
- the rsmH gene encoding 16S rRNA (cytosine(1402)-N(4))-methyltransferase RsmH, translating to MDFIHKPVLFRETIEALDIRPGGRYIDGTLGGGGHSAAILEALGGTGRLLGIDQDPDAIKAATERLGHWPNFTAARGNFRRMGELARENGLERAHGVLLDVGVSSYQLDAPERGFSYHHDAPLDMRMSREGTSAYDLVNGLSEGELRDVIWRFGEDKSAGRIAAGIIRAREHGAIETTGQLAEIVKRSVPAAVRRAEGHPARRTFQALRIAVNGELDALSEGLDGALELLEPGGRLAVITFHSLEDRIVKRRMAEYCRGCTCPPDFPVCVCGKKPRGKLVHKGGLAPSTEELEENPRARSARLRVLEKL from the coding sequence ATGGATTTCATACATAAGCCTGTCCTCTTTCGGGAGACCATAGAGGCCCTTGATATAAGGCCCGGGGGCCGGTACATCGACGGCACCCTTGGGGGCGGGGGCCACTCGGCGGCCATACTCGAAGCCCTTGGGGGCACGGGCCGGCTGCTGGGGATAGACCAGGACCCGGACGCTATAAAGGCCGCCACAGAGCGGCTGGGGCATTGGCCCAATTTCACGGCGGCAAGGGGGAATTTCCGCCGCATGGGGGAGCTTGCCCGGGAGAACGGCCTGGAGAGGGCCCACGGCGTGCTCCTGGACGTGGGGGTGTCGTCGTATCAGCTGGACGCGCCGGAGCGTGGGTTCTCCTATCACCACGACGCGCCCTTGGATATGCGCATGAGCCGTGAGGGGACAAGCGCCTATGATTTGGTGAACGGCCTTTCAGAGGGGGAACTGAGGGACGTTATATGGCGCTTCGGCGAGGACAAGAGCGCCGGAAGGATAGCGGCGGGGATAATCAGGGCCCGGGAGCACGGGGCCATAGAGACCACCGGACAGCTGGCGGAGATAGTGAAGCGGTCCGTGCCAGCGGCGGTGAGACGGGCCGAGGGCCACCCGGCAAGGCGCACCTTCCAGGCCCTGAGGATAGCCGTCAACGGCGAATTGGACGCGCTGTCGGAGGGGCTTGACGGAGCCCTGGAGCTTTTGGAGCCCGGGGGGCGGCTGGCGGTGATAACCTTCCATTCCTTAGAGGACAGGATAGTAAAGCGCAGGATGGCCGAATATTGCAGGGGCTGCACCTGCCCGCCGGACTTCCCGGTGTGCGTATGCGGCAAAAAGCCCAGGGGGAAGCTGGTGCATAAAGGGGGGCTCGCCCCCTCGACCGAGGAGCTGGAGGAGAATCCGAGGGCCAGGAGCGCAAGACTCAGGGTCCTGGAGAAGCTGTAA
- a CDS encoding HPr family phosphocarrier protein → MCAKEVLVQNQVGLHARPATFFIQKANEFKSSIWVEKEERRVNAKSLLGVLSLGIVGGVTIRIIADGADEQEAVDALVALVNSGFAE, encoded by the coding sequence ATGTGCGCAAAGGAAGTTCTGGTTCAGAATCAGGTCGGTCTGCACGCCCGCCCCGCTACTTTCTTTATCCAGAAGGCTAATGAGTTCAAGTCTTCTATCTGGGTAGAGAAAGAGGAGCGCAGGGTAAACGCCAAGTCCCTTTTGGGCGTATTGAGCCTGGGTATCGTGGGCGGCGTGACCATCCGCATCATCGCCGACGGCGCCGACGAGCAGGAGGCCGTCGACGCGCTGGTGGCCCTGGTGAATTCCGGGTTCGCTGAGTAA
- the coaD gene encoding pantetheine-phosphate adenylyltransferase, with translation MTTAICPGSFDPVTLGHLDIISRASKIFDRIIVAVPVNPDKRYSFTVEERLEMLRRVCETAGLLNVECDRVEGLLADYARDRGAAVVVKGLRALTDFEYEFQQALTNKKLNPSLETMFLSTSAEHMFLSSSMVKQVAGFGGDISHFVPGCILETIRERLCAE, from the coding sequence ATGACCACGGCCATCTGCCCGGGCAGCTTTGACCCGGTGACCCTGGGCCATCTGGACATAATAAGCCGGGCAAGCAAGATATTCGACAGGATAATCGTGGCGGTGCCCGTGAACCCGGACAAGCGGTACAGCTTCACCGTAGAGGAGCGGCTGGAGATGCTCCGGCGGGTCTGTGAAACGGCGGGGCTTTTAAACGTGGAGTGCGACCGGGTGGAGGGCCTTTTGGCCGACTACGCCAGGGACCGGGGGGCCGCGGTGGTGGTAAAGGGTCTGAGGGCTTTAACGGACTTCGAGTACGAGTTCCAGCAGGCCCTGACAAACAAGAAGCTGAACCCCTCTTTAGAGACCATGTTCCTCTCTACCAGCGCGGAGCATATGTTTTTAAGCTCCTCCATGGTAAAGCAGGTGGCGGGCTTTGGGGGGGACATCTCCCACTTTGTGCCCGGGTGCATTCTTGAGACTATAAGGGAGCGGCTCTGCGCGGAATAA
- the mraY gene encoding phospho-N-acetylmuramoyl-pentapeptide-transferase, with the protein MNATWLALTAAAAFGITAALGFWLIPLLHKLKFGQTIREVGPKWHKNKQGTPTMGGVMFILGIVIAALLCLPLCYAQLGWETPLMLSKVFGGLLMAVGFGAIGFMDDFISIRKKRNLGLTEKQKLALQFLVAGAYLLSLRLAGDDTATTIPFFGSVDLGLIYYPLAAILIVGLTNAVNFTDGIDGLCASVSMFVFAALGISAALMNMAGLTLLSAAAAAACLGFLLWNLHPAKVFMGDTGSLFLGGMAAALSFGLDMPILLLPLGLIYWGEILSVVLQVAYFKHTGGKRLFKMSPIHHHFEMCGWSEYKICGAFCAVTVLGGALAVLSVLYGV; encoded by the coding sequence ATGAACGCTACATGGTTGGCTCTGACGGCGGCGGCCGCCTTCGGGATTACGGCGGCGCTGGGCTTTTGGCTGATACCGCTTTTGCATAAGCTGAAATTCGGCCAGACTATCAGGGAGGTAGGCCCCAAGTGGCATAAGAACAAGCAGGGCACCCCCACGATGGGCGGCGTAATGTTCATACTGGGCATTGTTATAGCGGCCCTTCTCTGCCTGCCGCTGTGCTATGCACAGCTGGGCTGGGAGACGCCCCTTATGCTCTCCAAGGTCTTCGGGGGGCTCTTAATGGCCGTGGGCTTTGGGGCCATCGGCTTTATGGACGACTTTATAAGCATCAGGAAAAAGCGGAACCTGGGCCTGACGGAAAAGCAGAAGCTGGCGCTGCAGTTCCTGGTGGCCGGGGCGTACCTTCTCTCCCTGCGCCTTGCCGGGGACGACACCGCCACCACGATACCCTTTTTTGGCAGCGTGGACCTGGGGCTCATATACTACCCGCTGGCGGCAATACTTATAGTGGGCCTTACAAACGCCGTGAACTTCACCGACGGCATAGACGGCCTGTGCGCCAGCGTCTCCATGTTTGTCTTCGCGGCCCTGGGGATATCGGCGGCCCTCATGAATATGGCGGGGCTCACCCTCCTGTCCGCAGCCGCCGCGGCGGCGTGCCTTGGGTTCCTTCTCTGGAACCTCCACCCGGCAAAGGTCTTTATGGGGGACACCGGCTCCCTGTTTTTGGGGGGGATGGCGGCGGCTCTCAGCTTCGGGCTGGATATGCCGATACTGCTGCTGCCCTTGGGGCTCATATACTGGGGGGAGATACTCTCCGTGGTGTTACAAGTCGCGTACTTCAAGCACACCGGCGGGAAAAGGCTTTTCAAGATGTCCCCCATACACCACCACTTTGAGATGTGCGGCTGGAGCGAATATAAGATATGCGGGGCGTTCTGCGCCGTAACGGTTCTCGGCGGGGCTTTGGCTGTACTCTCTGTATTGTACGGGGTATAA
- a CDS encoding penicillin-binding transpeptidase domain-containing protein, producing MAKGTTEKIKKKALGLMYALLIVGFGAAAISLVHWQLIEGEELKSAALEQSLRSTGLPAMRGTIYDATGTKVLAQSASVWTVVLEPHYLADNDNLRRIVANGLSEILELDAMELYERTGVAGSYYDVVERKVETDVRDRIVKFMEDNKISDGIRLIPDYKRYYPYGTVASNILGFTGDDNSGLVGLELYYEEELSGSAGRLVAAKNAFGTDMPFEYEQIVEAQDGYDLVLTIDETVQSVLEKYLAEGIEKFKIQNGAVAVMMDVDTGGILGLATHPNFDPNDPFTILDQNLLKEIETLPEGEERQEARREALNTQWRNKGVSDLYYPGSVYKMCTGSMGIEEGIITEDTTYTCKGYEKFEGLKDPIHCWNHSGHGTTTFREGLCNSCNPWFMHIGAELGPDVFCRYRQAFGFEDKTGIDLPGEAGSILHSREEMGKVELVVESFGQNFSITPIQMITASAAVANGGYLVRPHIVDRIVDGDGNIVKSADKSYRRQVISESTSATLSDILRQNVASGTARGGYVSGYRVCGKTGTSEKVDKHNQDLLKDPTARMTYIASYCGFAPAEDPKYALLVFFDEPDDLNNGGYTAGNAIAGPIFSAIMQELLPYLGVEVMYSEDEYNEQRDTVAPSVAGKTLSEALEELEEAGLEYDIIGGEDPDQRITEQIPERGTSVPQNGKVVLYTSGYDVNSTLTEVPDFFEMDLANAVFQAAISDLQVTINGSRDDDAVVMLQGIEPGVKVKKGTVVTLTFGSKVNTDIYTAE from the coding sequence ATGGCAAAGGGCACCACAGAAAAAATAAAGAAGAAGGCGCTGGGGCTGATGTACGCCCTGCTTATCGTGGGCTTTGGCGCGGCGGCTATAAGTCTTGTGCACTGGCAGCTCATAGAGGGCGAGGAGCTGAAATCCGCCGCCCTGGAGCAGAGCCTTAGAAGTACCGGGCTCCCGGCCATGCGGGGCACCATATACGACGCTACGGGCACAAAGGTCCTGGCCCAGAGCGCCTCGGTCTGGACGGTGGTCTTAGAGCCCCACTACCTTGCGGACAACGACAACCTGAGAAGGATAGTGGCCAACGGCCTTTCGGAGATACTGGAGCTGGACGCCATGGAGCTCTATGAGCGCACGGGGGTGGCGGGCTCCTACTACGACGTGGTGGAGCGCAAGGTGGAGACCGACGTGCGGGACCGCATAGTGAAGTTTATGGAGGATAACAAGATAAGCGACGGCATACGCCTTATCCCCGACTATAAGCGGTACTACCCCTACGGCACGGTGGCCTCAAATATTCTGGGCTTCACCGGCGACGACAACAGCGGCCTGGTGGGCCTTGAGCTCTACTATGAGGAGGAGCTCTCCGGCAGCGCCGGGCGGCTTGTGGCGGCAAAGAACGCCTTCGGCACGGATATGCCCTTTGAGTATGAGCAGATAGTGGAGGCCCAGGACGGCTATGACCTGGTGCTGACCATTGACGAGACGGTGCAGAGCGTCCTTGAAAAGTACCTGGCAGAGGGCATAGAGAAGTTCAAGATACAGAACGGCGCCGTGGCGGTGATGATGGACGTGGACACCGGGGGCATACTGGGCCTTGCCACCCACCCCAACTTCGACCCCAACGACCCCTTTACCATACTGGACCAGAACCTTTTAAAGGAGATAGAGACCCTGCCCGAGGGTGAGGAGCGGCAGGAGGCCCGGCGGGAGGCTCTGAACACCCAGTGGCGCAACAAGGGGGTGTCCGACCTCTATTACCCGGGCTCGGTCTATAAGATGTGCACGGGGTCAATGGGCATAGAGGAGGGGATAATCACCGAGGACACCACCTATACCTGTAAGGGCTATGAGAAGTTCGAGGGGCTCAAGGACCCCATACACTGCTGGAACCACTCGGGCCACGGCACCACCACCTTCCGCGAGGGGCTCTGCAACTCCTGCAACCCATGGTTCATGCACATCGGCGCGGAGCTTGGCCCGGACGTGTTCTGCCGCTACAGGCAGGCCTTCGGCTTTGAGGATAAGACCGGGATAGACCTGCCCGGCGAGGCCGGGAGCATACTGCACAGCCGGGAGGAAATGGGCAAGGTGGAGCTGGTGGTGGAGTCCTTCGGCCAGAACTTCTCCATCACCCCCATACAGATGATAACCGCCTCGGCGGCGGTTGCCAACGGGGGTTACCTTGTGCGGCCACATATAGTGGACAGGATCGTGGACGGGGACGGCAACATCGTAAAGAGCGCGGACAAGAGCTACCGCCGCCAGGTGATATCCGAGAGCACCAGCGCCACCCTTTCCGACATCCTGCGCCAGAACGTGGCCTCGGGCACGGCCCGGGGCGGCTATGTCTCGGGCTATAGGGTCTGCGGCAAGACCGGCACCTCCGAGAAGGTGGATAAGCACAACCAGGACCTGTTAAAGGACCCCACCGCCCGGATGACCTATATCGCCTCCTACTGCGGCTTCGCCCCGGCGGAGGACCCGAAGTACGCTTTGCTGGTGTTCTTCGACGAGCCGGACGATTTAAATAACGGCGGCTATACCGCGGGCAACGCCATCGCCGGGCCCATCTTCTCCGCCATAATGCAGGAGCTGCTGCCATATCTGGGGGTAGAGGTCATGTATTCGGAGGACGAGTACAACGAGCAGCGGGACACCGTGGCCCCCTCGGTGGCGGGCAAGACCCTCAGCGAGGCCCTGGAGGAGCTCGAGGAGGCCGGGCTTGAGTACGATATCATCGGCGGCGAGGACCCGGACCAGCGGATAACCGAGCAGATCCCCGAGAGGGGGACCTCTGTGCCACAGAACGGCAAGGTGGTGCTGTATACCTCGGGGTATGACGTGAACAGCACCCTGACAGAGGTGCCGGACTTCTTCGAGATGGACCTTGCCAACGCCGTGTTCCAGGCGGCCATAAGCGACCTTCAGGTCACCATAAACGGCAGCCGGGACGACGATGCGGTGGTGATGCTCCAGGGCATAGAGCCCGGGGTGAAGGTGAAGAAGGGCACGGTGGTGACCCTGACCTTCGGCAGCAAGGTGAACACGGACATATACACGGCGGAATAG
- a CDS encoding ATPase, with the protein MSNNQATIEDLIDEMYDVLDKGWKMPLSSGKVLVDSEEIRAILDDIRDVFPEEINQAKTIVADHGQIINEAKREGDSILQAAEERAKALVSQEEVVLKAQQRANEILTQAQAQARETKKACNEYVEDIMRRTDESISESLTELRKTRQNIKNSQRSSQM; encoded by the coding sequence ATGAGCAACAATCAAGCTACCATTGAAGACCTGATAGACGAGATGTACGACGTGCTGGACAAGGGGTGGAAGATGCCCCTTTCCTCCGGCAAGGTGCTGGTGGACAGCGAGGAGATACGGGCTATCCTTGACGATATCCGGGACGTTTTCCCCGAGGAGATAAACCAGGCGAAGACCATCGTGGCGGACCACGGCCAGATAATCAACGAGGCAAAGCGAGAGGGCGACAGCATCCTACAGGCCGCCGAGGAGCGGGCCAAGGCCCTGGTCAGCCAGGAGGAGGTGGTCCTCAAGGCCCAGCAGCGGGCCAACGAGATACTCACCCAGGCCCAGGCCCAGGCCCGGGAGACCAAGAAGGCCTGCAACGAGTATGTAGAGGACATCATGCGCCGCACGGACGAGTCCATCTCCGAGAGCCTCACGGAGCTTCGCAAGACCAGGCAGAACATCAAGAACTCCCAGAGGTCTTCACAGATGTGA
- the rsmD gene encoding 16S rRNA (guanine(966)-N(2))-methyltransferase RsmD translates to MRIIAGERRGKALLSPAGTEVRPTTNMVKESVFNILQFNIEGRRFLDLFAGSGQMGLEALSRGAREAVFVDSSREAVRVIEKNLAAAGFKDRARVVGADFAGYLRAGRETFDIAFLDPPYREGLMERALELVSVRMAPGGVILCEHGSREVLPERAGDFEKRKVYRYGKTSVTAYRAGEQEDADEAPGARRKSQSEEPAND, encoded by the coding sequence ATGAGAATCATAGCAGGAGAGCGCCGGGGCAAGGCGCTGCTGTCCCCGGCGGGGACAGAGGTGCGGCCCACGACGAACATGGTGAAAGAGTCGGTCTTTAATATATTGCAGTTTAATATAGAGGGCCGCAGGTTCCTGGACCTGTTCGCCGGGAGCGGGCAGATGGGGCTGGAGGCCCTGAGCCGCGGGGCGAGGGAGGCCGTCTTTGTGGACAGCAGCCGGGAGGCCGTAAGGGTGATAGAAAAGAACCTCGCCGCCGCGGGCTTTAAGGACCGCGCCCGGGTGGTTGGCGCGGACTTCGCCGGGTATCTCCGGGCCGGGCGGGAGACCTTTGATATCGCCTTCCTGGACCCGCCCTATAGGGAGGGGCTCATGGAGCGGGCGCTGGAGCTTGTGTCGGTGCGGATGGCCCCTGGGGGCGTGATACTCTGCGAGCATGGCAGCAGGGAGGTTCTGCCCGAAAGGGCGGGGGATTTTGAAAAGCGCAAGGTCTATCGCTATGGCAAAACGTCCGTGACAGCGTATAGGGCCGGGGAGCAGGAGGACGCAGACGAGGCCCCGGGGGCCCGGAGAAAATCACAGAGCGAGGAGCCAGCCAATGACTGA
- the uvrC gene encoding excinuclease ABC subunit UvrC has product MDEREEKRRELRAKALQLPLTPGVYIMHDKSGEIIYIGKAKALKNRVSQYFGSEKNHDAKVRQMVSNVDYFEYILTDSEFEALVLESSLIKQHQPKYNILLKDDKGYCYIRVSGGEWPRLSAVLQKEDDGAKYIGPYLSYWSIRETVDAARKIFKLPDCNKKFPRDMGKSRPCLNFYIDQCCAPCRGRIRGEDYIEAFQQALDFVKGGSGTSIRELTKRMEQAAEDLDFELAARLRDRINALQKLRDRQKVVESRVPEQDVIALAQGESRTAFEVFRFTGGKLTDRESFITQGTGSDPEVRSEFLRQYYGIRDRIPPVVTLDGPCDGQELIARWLTDLYSAKMKRGKTVRINVPQKGSQKQLVEMCHSNAAEYLAQQSGLSGRDASALDELRRLLGLEKAPAYIECYDISNLQGGENVAGMVVFENGRPLKAAYRRFKIKTVEGQDDYGSMREVIARRFSEYREKQREGDNTGFGRMPDLILLDGGRGHVNAVQPVLDGMGLSVPLYGLVKDDKHRTRAIAVSGGEISITSTRKAFTLLSTIQDEVHRFAIGYHRQQRKKSAISSTLLSIEGVGPQRAKALLKHFKTVAAVGEAELSELERAPGMTKPAAKRVFDYFHGENS; this is encoded by the coding sequence GTGGACGAGAGAGAGGAAAAGCGCAGGGAGCTCAGGGCGAAGGCCCTGCAGCTGCCCCTGACCCCCGGGGTGTATATCATGCACGATAAGTCCGGGGAGATAATATATATTGGAAAGGCAAAGGCCCTTAAAAACCGGGTGAGCCAGTATTTCGGCTCTGAGAAGAACCACGACGCAAAGGTGCGCCAGATGGTGTCGAACGTGGACTACTTCGAGTATATTCTGACCGACAGCGAATTCGAGGCCCTTGTTCTTGAGAGCAGCCTTATAAAGCAGCACCAGCCGAAGTATAATATACTATTGAAGGACGACAAGGGCTACTGCTATATAAGGGTCAGCGGCGGGGAGTGGCCCAGGCTCTCGGCGGTCTTGCAGAAGGAGGACGACGGGGCGAAGTATATCGGACCATATCTCAGCTACTGGTCCATAAGGGAGACAGTGGACGCCGCCCGGAAGATCTTCAAGCTGCCCGACTGCAACAAGAAGTTTCCAAGGGATATGGGCAAGTCCCGGCCCTGTCTCAACTTCTACATCGACCAGTGCTGCGCCCCGTGCCGGGGAAGGATCAGAGGAGAGGACTATATCGAGGCCTTTCAGCAGGCACTGGACTTTGTAAAGGGCGGCAGCGGCACCTCTATAAGGGAATTGACAAAGCGCATGGAGCAGGCCGCCGAGGATTTGGACTTCGAGCTGGCGGCCCGGCTTCGGGACAGGATAAACGCCCTACAGAAGCTCCGGGACCGGCAGAAGGTGGTGGAGAGCCGGGTGCCGGAGCAGGACGTGATAGCTCTTGCCCAGGGGGAGAGCCGGACTGCCTTCGAGGTGTTCCGTTTCACCGGCGGCAAGCTCACCGACCGGGAGAGCTTCATAACCCAGGGCACCGGCAGCGACCCCGAGGTCCGCTCTGAGTTTCTGCGGCAGTATTACGGGATAAGGGACCGCATACCCCCGGTGGTGACCCTGGACGGCCCCTGTGACGGCCAGGAGCTTATAGCCCGGTGGCTGACGGACCTATATTCCGCAAAGATGAAGCGTGGGAAAACCGTGCGCATAAACGTGCCCCAGAAGGGCAGCCAGAAGCAGCTGGTGGAGATGTGCCACAGCAACGCCGCCGAATACCTGGCCCAGCAGTCGGGCCTAAGCGGAAGGGACGCCTCGGCTCTGGACGAGCTTCGGCGCCTGCTTGGCCTTGAGAAGGCCCCGGCTTATATCGAATGCTACGATATCTCGAACCTCCAGGGGGGCGAGAACGTGGCGGGAATGGTGGTCTTTGAGAACGGCCGGCCGCTGAAGGCCGCGTACCGCCGCTTTAAGATAAAGACCGTGGAGGGCCAGGACGACTACGGCTCCATGCGGGAGGTCATAGCCCGGCGGTTTTCCGAGTACCGGGAGAAGCAGCGGGAGGGGGATAACACCGGCTTCGGGCGTATGCCGGACCTGATACTTTTGGACGGCGGAAGGGGCCACGTGAACGCCGTACAGCCTGTGCTGGACGGAATGGGGCTGTCCGTGCCCCTGTACGGCCTTGTGAAGGACGACAAGCACCGCACCCGGGCCATAGCCGTGTCCGGGGGGGAGATCTCCATCACCTCCACGCGCAAGGCCTTTACGCTGCTCTCCACAATACAGGACGAGGTGCACAGGTTTGCCATCGGCTACCATAGGCAGCAGAGAAAAAAGTCCGCCATCTCCAGCACCCTTTTGTCCATTGAGGGGGTGGGGCCCCAGAGGGCAAAGGCCCTTTTAAAGCACTTCAAGACCGTGGCGGCAGTGGGGGAGGCGGAGCTTTCGGAGCTGGAGCGGGCTCCGGGGATGACGAAACCGGCGGCGAAGAGGGTTTTTGACTATTTTCATGGGGAAAATAGTTGA
- the mraZ gene encoding division/cell wall cluster transcriptional repressor MraZ, whose translation MLTGEYQHSMDPKGRVTVPSRFREELGERFYVMIGTDGCLNLLSEEQVGIATEKIKALPPKQAKLLLRKTFGQAAEVEPDKQGRILIPEKLREHAGLIKDVTLVGASTRAELWDTERWQAYNDAQSPEDVEELMNLLTF comes from the coding sequence ATGCTAACAGGTGAATATCAGCACAGCATGGACCCCAAGGGCCGGGTAACGGTGCCGTCCCGCTTTCGGGAGGAGCTGGGGGAGAGGTTCTACGTCATGATAGGCACGGACGGGTGCCTGAACCTTCTGTCCGAGGAGCAGGTGGGCATAGCCACAGAGAAGATAAAGGCGCTGCCCCCAAAGCAGGCGAAGCTGCTTTTACGCAAGACCTTCGGCCAGGCGGCCGAGGTGGAGCCCGACAAACAGGGGAGAATACTCATCCCCGAAAAGCTCCGGGAGCACGCGGGGCTTATAAAGGACGTGACCCTGGTGGGCGCCTCCACCAGAGCGGAGCTATGGGACACAGAACGCTGGCAGGCCTATAACGACGCGCAGAGCCCGGAGGACGTAGAGGAGCTTATGAACCTTCTGACGTTCTAG
- the trmD gene encoding tRNA (guanosine(37)-N1)-methyltransferase TrmD has protein sequence MRIDIITLFPEMFPLVLENSIVGRARRRGHLQVCCHQLRDFSPDRRGRVDDTVFGGGKGMLLCAEPFARGLDALKEHLGYMPHTIYMSPRGRVLDQKRARELSAEPGLILLCGHYEGVDQRLLDEYGVEEISIGDFVLTGGELPAMILTDAVSRMLPGVLSEDVCFEEESHYNGLLEYPQYTRPEVWRGREVPPVLLSGHHGNIEKWRHEQSISVTKVNRPELYVLYMKNKH, from the coding sequence GTGCGTATCGACATAATCACCCTGTTCCCGGAGATGTTCCCCCTGGTCCTTGAGAACAGCATCGTGGGCCGGGCCCGGCGGCGGGGCCATTTACAGGTCTGCTGCCACCAGCTAAGGGACTTCTCCCCGGACAGAAGGGGCCGGGTGGACGACACGGTGTTCGGCGGGGGTAAGGGTATGTTGCTCTGCGCAGAGCCCTTTGCCCGGGGGCTGGACGCATTAAAAGAGCACCTGGGGTATATGCCGCATACCATATATATGTCCCCCCGGGGCCGGGTGCTGGACCAGAAAAGGGCCCGAGAGCTCTCGGCGGAGCCGGGGCTGATACTGCTCTGCGGGCACTATGAGGGGGTGGACCAGCGGCTGCTGGACGAGTATGGAGTGGAAGAAATTTCCATTGGGGATTTTGTGCTGACCGGCGGCGAGCTCCCGGCCATGATACTGACGGACGCGGTAAGCCGTATGCTGCCGGGAGTGCTGTCTGAGGACGTGTGTTTTGAGGAGGAAAGCCACTATAACGGCCTTTTGGAGTATCCACAGTACACAAGACCCGAGGTCTGGCGGGGGCGTGAGGTTCCCCCGGTGCTCCTCTCCGGCCACCACGGCAACATTGAAAAATGGCGGCATGAGCAGTCAATCTCTGTCACAAAAGTCAACAGGCCGGAGCTTTATGTGCTGTATATGAAAAATAAGCACTGA
- the ftsW gene encoding putative lipid II flippase FtsW — translation MPAGTARAGAAPGRTTRVGTTRGLSRVPGGEPERERGRSENRAPRRRRRRINYKLFALGEGMDMPLFVFVMVLLAIGLVMLFSASYAESYYREDNSYYYILRQGSFALFGVIAMFFISTIDYHYYHKGKMTLIVAGGTVALLALTLIMGTSEGEATRWLELGPVRLQPSEVAKFAIILLFADMVSRWEDKMDTFVYGALPFGLVLVVFAGLVMAEHHLSGTLIIGLLGFMMMFVGGTRLRWLILAALGAALVVYLYMNRGGDDGSEAYQMDRIAVWLNPFEENDATWQTRQSLYAIGSGGLFGVGLGQSRQKYMYLPKPQNDFIFAIVCEELGLIGALVIMILFALLVWRGVHIALHAKDKFGMMLGLGLTLQIGLQAALNICVVTNTVPNTGISLPFFSYGGTSLLMLLGEMGILLNISRSANVEKT, via the coding sequence ATGCCAGCAGGAACAGCCCGGGCGGGAGCGGCCCCGGGGAGAACAACTCGAGTTGGAACAACTCGTGGCCTGAGCCGCGTGCCCGGAGGGGAGCCGGAAAGGGAGCGGGGCCGCTCTGAAAACCGGGCGCCCCGGCGCAGAAGGCGCAGGATAAACTATAAGCTTTTCGCCCTGGGCGAGGGGATGGATATGCCCCTTTTCGTCTTTGTGATGGTGCTTCTGGCCATCGGCCTTGTGATGCTCTTTTCCGCCAGCTACGCCGAAAGCTACTACCGTGAGGACAACAGCTATTACTATATCCTGCGCCAGGGGAGCTTTGCCCTTTTCGGCGTTATCGCCATGTTCTTTATCTCCACCATCGACTACCACTACTACCATAAGGGCAAGATGACCCTCATAGTGGCCGGGGGCACGGTGGCGCTATTGGCGCTGACCCTTATAATGGGCACCTCGGAGGGCGAGGCCACCCGCTGGCTGGAGCTGGGGCCCGTGCGCTTGCAGCCCTCTGAGGTGGCGAAGTTCGCCATAATACTCCTCTTTGCGGACATGGTATCCCGCTGGGAGGATAAAATGGACACCTTCGTATACGGCGCCCTGCCCTTCGGGCTGGTGCTCGTAGTGTTCGCCGGGCTGGTCATGGCCGAGCACCACCTCTCCGGCACCCTTATCATCGGTCTTTTGGGCTTTATGATGATGTTTGTGGGGGGCACAAGGCTCCGCTGGCTGATACTGGCGGCCCTGGGGGCGGCGTTGGTGGTGTATCTCTACATGAACCGGGGCGGGGACGACGGCTCTGAGGCCTATCAGATGGACCGCATAGCCGTGTGGCTGAACCCCTTTGAGGAGAACGACGCCACCTGGCAGACAAGGCAGTCTTTGTACGCCATCGGCTCCGGCGGCCTGTTCGGGGTGGGGCTTGGGCAGTCAAGGCAGAAGTATATGTACCTTCCCAAGCCCCAGAACGACTTTATCTTCGCCATCGTCTGCGAGGAGCTGGGGCTTATCGGGGCGCTGGTGATAATGATACTCTTTGCCCTTCTGGTGTGGCGGGGGGTGCATATCGCCCTGCACGCAAAGGATAAGTTCGGCATGATGCTGGGCCTGGGGCTGACGCTGCAGATAGGCCTGCAGGCGGCCCTTAACATCTGCGTGGTGACGAACACCGTGCCCAACACCGGCATAAGCCTGCCGTTTTTCAGCTATGGGGGCACGTCGCTCCTGATGCTGCTGGGCGAGATGGGCATACTTTTGAATATATCCAGAAGCGCCAACGTAGAGAAAACCTGA